AACACCATTTGCACATCGCGCTTTTGCGTCGCTTGCTCGTGCTGTGCGATACGCATCGTGCCTTGCGCGATCGGCGTGAGCCCACTCAATGCACGCAAGATCGTCGACTTGCCGGAACCCGACTCGCCGACAAGACCGAACACTTCGCCTTGCGCGACATGAAAGCTCACATTGCGCACCGCGTCGACAGCGCCTGCGGCCGTCTTGAAGCGAACGGTCACTGCATCGACGTCGATCATGCGGATGCTCCTTGCACATCGTTGAGCCATGCGGGATCGCGCGAGAGAACGGGCAACTCGGCAGGCGGATTCGCAAGCGGCGGATTCGCCGCCAACAAGCCGCGTGTATACGGATGCTGCGCATGAACGAGATCGCGCGCCGCGCAGGTTTCGACGACGCGCCCCGCGTACATCACCACGACGCGGTCGCAGAACGACATCACGAGCGGCAGATCGTGGCTGATGAAGATGAGGCCAGTATCATGTTTCGCGATCATTTCATCGAGCACGGCGAGTACCTGCATCGATACCAACACGTCGAGCGCGCTAGTCGGTTCGTCGGCGATCAACAGGCGCGGCCCCGTCGATACCATCATCGCGATCATCACGCGCTGCCCCATGCCGCCCGAGAGTTCGTGCGGATACGAATCCACCACGCGCTCCGGGTTGCGAATATGCACGGCTTCGAGCGCGGCGATGATCTTCTCGCGCATCGCGCGCCGGCCGAGCTTCGGCTCGTGCAGCGCGAACGCTTCGCGCATCTGCTGTGCCACGGTCATCACCGGGTTCAGCGAGTATTTCGGGTCTTGCAGGATCATGCCCATCTGCTGGCCACACAACTTCCGGCGCTTGTCGGCGCGCATGTCGAGCAGATCGCTTCCATCGAAGCGCATCGTCTTGGCCGTGCAATGCGCGGCGGGCGGCAACAATCCCAGCAGCGCGCGACCCGTCAACGATTTACCCGACCCGGACTCGCCGACAATGCCAAGCCGCTCGCCCTTGTTCAGCGTCAGCGAAAGACCACGCACCGCTTCGTTCATCGTGCCGTCGTGCGTGCGGAACGCAATGCGCAGATCGTCGATTTCGCACAATGCGGGCGTCGTGTCGTGCGTGCTCATGTCAGTCTCCATGACGCGGATCGAAAACATCGCGCAATCCATCGCCGAGCAGATTGAACGCGAGGCTCACGAGCAGAATCGCGAAGCCCGGAATGGTCGCGACCCACCACGAATCGAGCAGCACGTTGCGGCCCGATGCGACCATGAAGCCCCATTCGGGACTCGGCGGCTGCGCGCCGAGTCCGAGAAAGCCGAGTCCCGCGACGGTCAGAATGATGCCCGCCATATCGAGCGTCGCGCGCACGATCACCGACGACGAACAAAGCGGCACGATATAGCGCAGCAGAATGCGCAGGTTAGACGCGCCTTGCAGGCGTGCAACGTGAATGAAGTCGGTCTGCACCAGGCGCAATGTCTCGGCGCGCGCGAGCCGCGCATACGCGGGCCATGCCGTAATCGAAATGGCGATCACGGCATTGAACACACCCGGCCCCAAGGCGGCGGCGAAGGCGAGCGCGAGCACGATCTTCGGAAACGCGAGCGCGATGTCGGTCACGCGCATCAGTACGTTGTCGACCCAGCCGCCGAAGAAGCCCGCCGTCGTGCCGATCAGGAGGCCGATGGGCACGACGACCACCACGACGAGTATCGCGATAGAGAGCGTCAGCCGCGACCCGTAAATGATGCGCGAGAGAATATCGCGGCCGAGCTGATCGGTGCCGAGCCAGTGAGACGCCGAGCCGGGCGGCAACAGCCGGTCGGACAGCACCTGTATCAACGGGTCGTGCGGCGCGATCCACGGCCCGATGATCGCGACGATCACGAGCAGCACGAGGATCGAGAAGCCGAACACCGACAGCGGATTGCCCCTGAAGCGCCGCCAGCGCCGGTATGCAAGGCCGAGCGCGGCTTGCCGGCGCGATGCGGGCGTGTCCGTCAGCAGCCATTCCTTCCAGGTCGGACGGGGCGCGTTCATCGGCCAGTCCGATGTAGAACGGTCAACAGGAGGTCGCACGTCGAAAGTCTCCGTTGCATCAGCGGGCGCGCGGATCGAACACGCGATAGAGCGCGTCGGTCAGCAGATTCAACGCGATGAAGGTGATGCCGATCACGAGCGTACTGCCGAGTACGGCATTCATGTCGGCGTTGAGCAAGGCGCCCGTCAGATACGAGCCAATGCCCGGCCACGCAAAGACGATTTCCGTCAACACCGAACCTTCGAGCAGAAAGCTGTACGAGAGCGCGATCACCGTGAGCAGCGGCACCGCTATATTGCCGAACGCATGCACCCATACGACGCGCCGCTCGGACAGACCTTTGGCGCGTGCCGTGGTGATGTACTCCTGATTCAACTGGTCGAGCATGAACGAGCGCGTCATCCGGCTCAGGTACGCGACCGAGTAGTAACCGAGTATCGCGGCGGGTAATGCGATATGCGACAGCGCATTGAAGAACACATCCCATTCGCCCGCGATCAATGAATCGATCAACAGGCTGCCCGTTCGCGTATCGACCATGCCGTCGAATACTGGGTCGAGCCTTCCCGGTCCCGATACCCAATGCAGCTTCGCATAGAACAGCAGCAATCCCATCAAGCCGAGCCAGAACACCGGCACCGAACTGCCGATCAAGCCGATGAAACGCGCCACATGATCGATCCAGCGGTTATGCCGGACAGCCGCAATCACGCCGAGCGGCACGCCGACCAGCACGCCGATGATCGTCGACAGTGTCGCGAGTTCGAGCGTCGCGGGGAACACGCGCTTGATATCGTCGATCACCGGGTTGGCTGTCAGCAGCGATACGCCGAGATCGCCGTGCAGCACCGCGCTCACATAGATGAAGAACTGCTCGGCCAGCGGCTTGTCGAGACCGAGCTGGATGCGCGCGGCCGCATACGCGCTCGCCGACGCGCGGTCGCCGAGTATCGCGAGCACGGGGTCGATCGGCACCTTGCGGCCGATCACGAAGGTCACGGCCAGCAGGCCCGTGAACGTGATGGCGAGTGTGAGCACCCAGCGCAGCACGCGCAACGTCCAGCGCAAGCTTGCGCTGCGCGCGGACGCAGCGCGGATCTGGTCGATGGGAGTGAGCGGTGTCGACATATCTGCCGCGTGCCTATTGCTTCTTCACGTGCAGATACGACACGAGATCGTTGATCGGGCCGACTTCGAGTCCCGACACGCCCGGACGCATCGCCACTTGCGACACCTGCTGGAACATGATGACGAACGGCGACTTCGCGAGCATTTCCTTCTGCATCGTTTGATAGAGCTGCGCGCGATTGGCCGGCGACGATTCAGCGAGTGCCGCGTTGGTCTCTTTCGTGAGATCGGGAATGTCCCACGAATTACGCCACGCAAGCATCTTGTACGAAGACTTGTCGGAGTTGTCGGGATTCCACGCGTAGCCTTGCGCATTGCTGTGCGGGTCGATGTAGTCCGCCGACCATTCGCCGATATAAATATCGTGCTGGCGCGCGCGGTACTTTGCGAGCGTCTGCTTGTTGTCGCCCGGAATGATCTCGACCTTGATGCCGCCTTGCGCGAGATTGGCCTGTACGGCCTGCGCGATTTCGTTGTACGGATACGCGCTGCGCACGTCCATCGTCACTTTGAACCCGTTCGGCAAGCCGGCTTTCGCAAGCAGCGCCTTCGCTTTCGCCACGTCTTGATGATACGGATTACTGTTCAGCGCACCGAGAAAGCCTTCCGGCAGGAACGTCTGATGAACCTTGAAGGTGTTCTTCGTCACGTTCTTCTGGATGCCGTCGTAATCGATCAGCCATTTCATGGCTTCCTGCACTTCCGGCTTAGCGAGATTCGGGTTCTTCACGTTGAGGCCGAGATAGAGCAGCGTGGCCTGCGGCACGGACGTCACGGTCACCTTGTTGCCCTTGGTGAGCGTGGCGAGATCGTCGGGGCTGAGATTGCGCGCGACGTCCGCGTCGCCGTTTTCGAGCAGCAGGCGCTGGCTCGAGGCTTCCGGCACATGGCGCATCACGATGCGCTTCATTGCCAGCGGCATCCGGTAGCCGTCGTACTTCTGCAGGATGATGCTGTCGTTCGCCGTCCATTTGACGAGCTTGTACGCGCCGGAGCCGGCCTCGTTCGTGCGCAGCCATTCGTTGCCGAAATCATTGCCTTTCTGGTGCGACAGCAGCAGCTTCTTGTCGAGCACGGATGCAGGCCACGCGCCTAGCACGTTGAGCACGAACGTGGGCGCGTATTTCTGGTCGGTCGTGATGCTGACGGTCGAGTCGTCGATCTTCTTGACGTTTTGCAGCGCGTTGTCCTTCGTCAGGCCTATGCCTTGCAGCACCGCGGCCGCGCCCTTGTCGAGCAGCACGCAGCGCTGGATCGACCATGCGACGTCGTCGGCCGTGAGCGGGTTGCCCGAATGGAACTTGAGGTCCGGCCGAATCTTGAACGTGAACGTCAAACCGTCCGGGCTGACCGTCCACGACTGCGCGACGTCGCCGTTGAATTTCGACGGGTCTTTCAGATCGACGCGCACTAGGCGGTCGTACGTGTTCGCGACATATTCCTCGGGCACCAGCTCGTACACTTCGCCCGGATCGAGCGTCGAAAACTCGTCGAGCGTGGTGGCGATCACCAGCATGTCTTTCGGCGTGGCCGCCAATGCGGTGCTTGTTGTCGTCATCGTAAGCGTTAGTGCCGAGACGACGGCCACTGCCGCTAGCGCATTGCGCAGAACCAGATTCATACTCGCTCCGTATCGAGAGGGAACATGCGTGGGAAGGCTGCAAAAAAAGCGTGGACTACATCAGCTTCAACGGGCCGCTTTCGCTGTTGTCGATGATGGGCAGCGCGCGCGAGCCGGGTATTTCGTAATGCCACCACTCGCTCGCAATATGCGTGAAGCCGGACGCGTGCATGATGCCGAGCAACAGCAAGCGGTTGCGCTGCACATGCTGCGGCAGCCCTTTGTGAAAATGCTCGGACTCCTTGACCATCGCGTCGAAGCCGGTGCCCATGTCGAGCGCTTCGCCATGGCTGTCGATCAAGGTCAGATCGAGTGCCGTGCCGCGGCTATGATTCGAGCCGCGCCCGAGTTCCGCGATATAGGTCGGATCGGGCAAGAAGTCCCACAGAACCTTTTGCGCCTGCGGCGGACGGTACGCATCGAAAATGCGCAGCTTCATGCCGATGCTGGCCGCGAGTTCGACCGCCTTGCGCAAGCCCGTTTCGGCGGGCGCGAGCAACAGGCAGTGCGCTTCCTTGTAGATCGGCTTGCCGATGAAGTTATTGGCGGTCGCATAGGCGAGGTCGAGTTCGACGCCATGCGTTTCCGGCGTGACATGTATTAGTTGTGGGGTATCGGTCATGAGAATCAGAGGTCGAATTGATCGAGTTCGCGCTGCAACTCTCGGTTGCGCGCAACACGTTGGTCGATAGCCGGACCCAATCGTTCAACAATCGATGTCAATAGCAGATTGAACAGACACGTGAGCGGCGCAAGCGAATCCCAGAACTGGCCAACGTCCGTCTTCACCTGAATCAGGTCGCTGGGAAATTCGCGCGCCCATGGGCAATAGAGATCGGTGATGAGTGCAAACGGCAATTCGCGCCGCGTCGCCGCTTCGCAATAGCGCCGCGCGATGCGCGAATAGGCACGCGTGTCGGTGACGATCAGATACGGCGACGCGAACTCCGAATTGAGCGAGTCGACGTACGAGCCGGACATGCCGTCCGAATAGAACACGCGCGGGCGCAGGTACTCCAGGTAGCTGTAGAACGCGTTGGAAATGCCGCGCGTCGATTGGATGCCGAGAATGAACACGGCATCCGCTTCGGCAATGCGCTGCGCAATGCGCGCGAAGGTCTCGCCTTGCGCAAGTTGATACACGTAGCGGATGGCATCGACTTCGAGATCGAGCGAGCGCACGGTGGTGGCATCGCCCGCATTGCCCGCATCGACGCCGTTCGCGCTGCTGTCGCTACTGTCATCGCGCTCGCTGCGGTAAGCGTCGAGCCGGTCGGTGATGAACCACGGACGCGATTGTGCGCCGCGCAACTCGCGCTTCAGGTCGTCGAGATTGCGATAGCCGACGCTGCGCAGAAAGCGCCCCACCGATATCCCGCTCGTGCCCGTCTGATGCGCGATCTGGTCCGCCGTTTCGAGGCCGAGGCGTTCGAGATTCGCCAGCATGTAGCTGGCGATGCGCTTAGCCGTGGGCGTGAGCGTCGCGAAGCTTGCTTCGACTGTGTGGGCGAATGCGGTGGACATCGAGTGTCGTTCAGCGTCTTATTCGTTAGTTATCTGTCAAAGTCCGGCAATCTGGTACGTATATGACAGGGACAATAAAGCGAGCGCTAACTTAAAATTTTTATCGGATTCCGCAAACTCATAGCACTTTGACCCGGCGTGCATTGAACGTCATTCATCCGTCATCCGCTTCCGGCAGCACTTCTTGCACGCGCTGCATGCCTTGCAACTCAAGGCTCGCCCCTTCTCTGCTCGCTTGTTCGAATGGCGCTAAGATCGCTCCCGCAGCAACCGGTCCGCGCGTTGTGAGCGCTGCGCAGACCGACATGACGACGGCATGACCGTCCCCGATTTCGCCTCCAGAGACAGCGGTTGCCGATCTGCCATGGCGACCGCAGTCGCTGGAAATCCCACAGTACGATCCGGTGGCGCGTCCCCGGAGCTTCCTATAAGTGTTGGAGGGCTAGACGTGAACAAGCTGACGACTGCTTTTGGCGCACCCGTTGTAGACAATCAGAACACCCAGACGGCGGGCCCGCGCGGCCCGGCATTGCTGCAGGACGTGTGGTTCCTCGAGAAGCTCGCGCACTTCGACCGCGAGGTGATTCCCGAGCGCCGCATGCATGCGAAAGGCTCGGGCGCATTCGGCACGTTCACGGTCACGCATGACATTTCGAAGTACACGCGCGCCAAGATCTTTTCGCAGATCGGCAAGAAGACGGAACTGTTCGCGCGTTTCTCGACGGTCGCGGGCGAGCGCGGCGCAGCCGATGCCGAGCGCGACATCCGCGGCTTCGCCGTGAAGTTCTATACGGACGAAGGCAACTGGGATCTCGTCGGCAACAACACGCCCGTGTTCTTCCTGCGCGATCCGCTGAAATTTCCGGACCTGAACCACGCGATCAAGCGCGACCCACGCTCGGGCCTGCGCAGCGCAGAAAGCAACTGGGACTTCTGGACGCAACTGCCCGAAGCGCTGCATCAGATCACGATCGTGATGAGCGATCGCGGCATTCCGAAGTCGTTCCGTCATATGCATGGTTTCGGCAGCCATACGTTCAGCTTCATCAACGCTGACAAGGAACGCTTCTGGGTGAAGTTCCATCTGCACACGCAGCAGGGCATCGAGAACCTGTCGGATGCGGAAGCCACGGCGCTCGTCGGCGCGGACCGCGAGAGCTCACATCGCGACCTGTACGAATCGATCGAAGCCAACGAATTCCCGAAGTGGACGATGTACGTGCAGGTGATGCCGGAAGCGGATGCGTCGAAGACCCCGTACAACCCGTTCGATCTGACCAAGATCTGGCCGAAGAAGGATTACCCGCTGATCGAAGTGGGCGTGATGGAATTGAACCGCAACGCGGACAATCATTTCGCCGATGTCGAGCAGTCCGCGTTCAATCCCGCGAACGTGGTGCCGGGCATCAGCTTCTCGCCGGACAAGATGCTGCAAGGCCGCCTGTTCTCGTACGGCGACGCGCAACGCTATCGCCTGGGCGTGAACCACAGCCTGATTCCCGTGAATGCGCCGAGGTGCCCGGTGCATAGCTATCACCGCGACGGCTCGATGCGCGTCGACGGCAACATGGGCGGCGCGACGCCATATAACCCGAATACGCGCGGCGAATGGCTCGATCAGCCGGACTTCAGCGAGCCGCCGCTATCGATCGAAGGCGCCGCCGACCACTGGAACCACCGCACCGACGATGACTACTTTTCGCAGCCGGGCAATCTGTTCCGCCTGATGTCGCCGGCGCAGCAGCAGACGTTGTTCGACAACACCGCGCGTGCCCTGACGGGCGTGTCGGAGCCGATCCGGAAGCTGCACGTCGAGCACTGCACGAAGGCCGATCCCGCGTATGGACAAGGCGTGGCGGCTGCGCTCGAATCGGCGGGCAAGGCGCGGTGAAATGCGCTTTGCATAGCATCTGAGGGCTGTTGCGGCTCGCGCTGAACCTGCCCCGAAGGCCGAACGGCCTTCGGGGCTTTTATTTCGACTGCGCGAGAGAATCGTACGGGGACGCTTCCTGTAAGGCAGATTTCCATTCGATCGCGCATTGATCCACGAACCACGCAATGCGCGACTGACAGAACTCGAGATAGGTCCGCACGATGGCGGAAGGATGCCGATGCGACGGATACAGCAGATTGACCTGCTGATCCGGCAACGGATACGACGGCAGAAGCGGGACGAGCCGTCCTTGCCGGATCGGCTCGGCGGCGAGAAAGGGCGGAATCTCAGTGACGAACTCGCCGTTCAGCGCGCGATAACGAAGCTGCGCGTAGTCGTTGGTGGTCAGCACGATGTGCGGTTCGACCGTCGTCTTGCCGAGCTGCCATGTGTTGGCGTCATTGGGCGCGCGGTTCCAGAGCGCGCAGGGCAGACGGGTGAGCGCGGACGGTTCGTGCGGCATGCCGAAGCGCTCGATCAGTTGCGGACTCGCAACCAGCACGTGACGATACGACAGCATGCGCCGCGCGACCATCGCTTCATGCGCAATCGCGCCGACGCGCAACGCCACGTCGATGCCTTCCTCGATCAGATCGACGCGCCGTTCGGTCGTGTACACATGCACGCGGATGTCAGGGTAGCGGCGCTGAAAGTCGTGCAGGAGATCCCACCAGATATCGAACGCGGGCGGCAGCGACAGGCGCAGCCGGCCTTTGAGCATGGCCTGATCGGAGGCGACGGCTTCCTCGCCGTCTTTCAGAATCTCGACGCCGAGACTCGCATGCTGGTAGAGCCGCGCGCCGGCATCGGTGAGCCGGGTGCCGCGCGCCGAACGCTCCAGCAGTTGCACGTTCAGCTCTTTTTCCAGCGCGCGAATGCGCCGGCTGATGGTGGCGAGCGGCACGCCCATCCGGCTGGCCGCGTTCATGAGACTGCCAGTCTGGACGACGCTGACAAAGATGCGGACGTCGTTGAGATCCACCGCGTTTCACCCGGAAGAGACGATGTGATCGCGATCTTAGTGCAAATGCTTCGTGCTGGGGAAGAGGCGGAACCCGTCAGGTGTCCAGTTTTTCAGCGCAGCGACGCGACGAAAATCCGCGCGACTTCTTCCAGCCCACGGCGGTCTTCGTCGTCGAAGCGCGCCAGCACAGGGCTGTCGATATCGAGCACGCCGAACAGTTCGCCATTCGCCTTTTGCAGCGGAATCACAATCTCCGAGCGCGACGCCGAATCGCACGCGATATGCCCGGGAAACGCATCGACATCCGGCACGACCTGCGTCTCACGCGTTTCGGCTGCGCGGCCGCATACGCCACGGCCCATCGGAATACGCACGCAGGCGGGCTTGCCCTGAAACGGACCGACGACCAGCTCGCCGTCGAGCGCGAAATAAAAACCTGCCCAGTTCAACTCCGGCAGGCTGTGAAAGATCAGCGCCGACAGATTGGCCGCATTGGCGATCTGATTGGATTCGCCTTCGAGCAGCGACCGCGCCTGCGACGCCAGTTCCTGATAGAACTCGGCCTTGGGCAGCGCGGTATTGATGGTGGCTTCGAACATCGGATGCACTCGTGTTGGCTTCAGGAAACCATGATTTTCGCATCAAAGCGCGAAACGCGACGGCAGCCTGCTTTTCTGCATGCGCTTTCATCGAGCGCGGTACGGAATACGGTTGCCGGATCTCCGAAAGTCGTAGCAGTCGTATTGGCAACATGAGCGGCCCGGCGTGGGCCACAAGGAAAGATGATGCGTACACCGTCGTTCAACTTCATGCCCGCGATGGGGTCGTGACGGTTTTCTGCTGATAGTCAGACGCCGATGAACTGCGCGAATTCGTCCAGCGGCGTGCGCTGCGAGCGCCACTGGTTGATCGCGGCATCCGTATCTTCGTAGCCGATCGCCATGCCGCTGAACAGCATGCGGTCGGCGGGCAGGTCGAGAAACGCGCCGATCGTCTGCGGGTACTGCGCCCAGCATTCCTGCGGGCAGCTATGCAGCGCTTCTTCGCGCAACAGCAGCATGACAGTCTGCATGAACATGCCGAGATCGGCCCATTGCGGCGGGCCCATGCGCCGGTCGACGGTGCAAAAGAGCGCGAGCGGTGCATCGAAGAAAGTGAAGTTGCGCGCGAACTGCGCGAGGCGCGCGGGCCGGTTTTCACGCGCAACACCGATGCTGCGGTAAAGATCTTCGCCCACCTGAAAGCGCCGCTCGCGATACGGCGAGTGAAGGCCAGGCGGATAGACGTCGTACTCCATCTCTTCGCCGCCAGGCGCATCCGTGACGCGTTCGCGCATGATGTGCTTGAGGCGCGCGAGCGCGTCGCCGCCTACCACGTGGATATGCCAGGGCTGCAGATTGCCGCCCGACGGCGAGCGCGCGGCGGTGGCGAGCACGCGGCGGATTGCGTCGGGTGGAACGGGCGTCGAAAGAAACTGGCGGACGGATTTGCGGCTGGTGACGGCTTCACTGACGTTCACGCGGTGCTCCTCGAAGGCATTGCGTTGTGCTCGCGCGGGGTGTCGCAGATCGACACAGGCCGATGATACAGGCGGCGGCCATGCGGCCATCTACCTGTCGCGCTAAAGCTTCTGTAAGACTTTGCCGTTAATGCGGGCGAATCAGAACGACCACATAAAACGGGGAGCCGCATTTGAACACGATGAAGCTGGCCACATCTTTAGCGGCGGTTGCCGCATTCGCGACGTTAGCCGGTTGCGTCACCAGCGAGCAGCAGATCTCCGCAGCGCCCGCGCGGCCAAGGCCGCAGCCCGCTGTCGTTGCCGTTCAGGCGCCGCCGCCACCGCCGCCCGCTGTTGTGGTGCGCGCGCCTGCGCAGCCTGTTTATGTGTCTGCGCCGAGCGATGTCTATATTGCGGGCGTTATCGATCGCGACGTGGTGTTCGTGGGTGGCAGCACGTATTTGTGGGTGGTGGGCCCGGATGGCAAGCGTCATCGGCATTTCTATGCGCGTGGCGACCGCCGTGCCGAAGTGTTCCGCCGACGTGAGCATTTGCGCGTCGAGATGGCTCATCGTGGTGGGCGTCCGCCCGTGCATGCGGCAATGCCGCCGCGTCGGGACGAGCATCGTCCGCATTCGCATGGCGAGCGTTCCGCGTATGTGCGTGACACGCATCGGCCGGATCGTCACGATGGTGCGCCTGCGCGGCACGCGGAGCATCGTTCGCAGTCGGGATCGGCAAGGGTGGCCGGGCAGAGTGGACACGACGTGGGCCCGCGCGATCACAAACGTTCGCCGCACGTAGACGAGGCGCAGCAGCCGCCGCATCGGCAGGGGCATGCAGGCTGAGCGGGCGGCGCGGCTGGTTTGGTTTTTTGGGGTTTGCGCTGGAATCCGCGATTTGTCTTCGTGGCGCGGCCGGTTTGATTTGTTCTTTCGGTGGCATCCGCGCTTTGCCTTCGCGCTTCATGCGTCGCCCCTGTGCGGGGCGGCACCTACTTTTCTTTGCCGCCGCAAAGAAAAGTAGGCAAAAGAAAGCGGCTCACACCGCTAATTC
The Paraburkholderia hospita DNA segment above includes these coding regions:
- a CDS encoding ABC transporter ATP-binding protein; translation: MSTHDTTPALCEIDDLRIAFRTHDGTMNEAVRGLSLTLNKGERLGIVGESGSGKSLTGRALLGLLPPAAHCTAKTMRFDGSDLLDMRADKRRKLCGQQMGMILQDPKYSLNPVMTVAQQMREAFALHEPKLGRRAMREKIIAALEAVHIRNPERVVDSYPHELSGGMGQRVMIAMMVSTGPRLLIADEPTSALDVLVSMQVLAVLDEMIAKHDTGLIFISHDLPLVMSFCDRVVVMYAGRVVETCAARDLVHAQHPYTRGLLAANPPLANPPAELPVLSRDPAWLNDVQGASA
- the nikC gene encoding nickel transporter permease; its protein translation is MNAPRPTWKEWLLTDTPASRRQAALGLAYRRWRRFRGNPLSVFGFSILVLLVIVAIIGPWIAPHDPLIQVLSDRLLPPGSASHWLGTDQLGRDILSRIIYGSRLTLSIAILVVVVVVPIGLLIGTTAGFFGGWVDNVLMRVTDIALAFPKIVLALAFAAALGPGVFNAVIAISITAWPAYARLARAETLRLVQTDFIHVARLQGASNLRILLRYIVPLCSSSVIVRATLDMAGIILTVAGLGFLGLGAQPPSPEWGFMVASGRNVLLDSWWVATIPGFAILLVSLAFNLLGDGLRDVFDPRHGD
- a CDS encoding ABC transporter permease, yielding MSTPLTPIDQIRAASARSASLRWTLRVLRWVLTLAITFTGLLAVTFVIGRKVPIDPVLAILGDRASASAYAAARIQLGLDKPLAEQFFIYVSAVLHGDLGVSLLTANPVIDDIKRVFPATLELATLSTIIGVLVGVPLGVIAAVRHNRWIDHVARFIGLIGSSVPVFWLGLMGLLLFYAKLHWVSGPGRLDPVFDGMVDTRTGSLLIDSLIAGEWDVFFNALSHIALPAAILGYYSVAYLSRMTRSFMLDQLNQEYITTARAKGLSERRVVWVHAFGNIAVPLLTVIALSYSFLLEGSVLTEIVFAWPGIGSYLTGALLNADMNAVLGSTLVIGITFIALNLLTDALYRVFDPRAR
- a CDS encoding ABC transporter substrate-binding protein; this translates as MNLVLRNALAAVAVVSALTLTMTTTSTALAATPKDMLVIATTLDEFSTLDPGEVYELVPEEYVANTYDRLVRVDLKDPSKFNGDVAQSWTVSPDGLTFTFKIRPDLKFHSGNPLTADDVAWSIQRCVLLDKGAAAVLQGIGLTKDNALQNVKKIDDSTVSITTDQKYAPTFVLNVLGAWPASVLDKKLLLSHQKGNDFGNEWLRTNEAGSGAYKLVKWTANDSIILQKYDGYRMPLAMKRIVMRHVPEASSQRLLLENGDADVARNLSPDDLATLTKGNKVTVTSVPQATLLYLGLNVKNPNLAKPEVQEAMKWLIDYDGIQKNVTKNTFKVHQTFLPEGFLGALNSNPYHQDVAKAKALLAKAGLPNGFKVTMDVRSAYPYNEIAQAVQANLAQGGIKVEIIPGDNKQTLAKYRARQHDIYIGEWSADYIDPHSNAQGYAWNPDNSDKSSYKMLAWRNSWDIPDLTKETNAALAESSPANRAQLYQTMQKEMLAKSPFVIMFQQVSQVAMRPGVSGLEVGPINDLVSYLHVKKQ
- the ddpX gene encoding D-alanyl-D-alanine dipeptidase gives rise to the protein MTDTPQLIHVTPETHGVELDLAYATANNFIGKPIYKEAHCLLLAPAETGLRKAVELAASIGMKLRIFDAYRPPQAQKVLWDFLPDPTYIAELGRGSNHSRGTALDLTLIDSHGEALDMGTGFDAMVKESEHFHKGLPQHVQRNRLLLLGIMHASGFTHIASEWWHYEIPGSRALPIIDNSESGPLKLM
- the sapR gene encoding sap1 transcriptional regulator SapR encodes the protein MSTAFAHTVEASFATLTPTAKRIASYMLANLERLGLETADQIAHQTGTSGISVGRFLRSVGYRNLDDLKRELRGAQSRPWFITDRLDAYRSERDDSSDSSANGVDAGNAGDATTVRSLDLEVDAIRYVYQLAQGETFARIAQRIAEADAVFILGIQSTRGISNAFYSYLEYLRPRVFYSDGMSGSYVDSLNSEFASPYLIVTDTRAYSRIARRYCEAATRRELPFALITDLYCPWAREFPSDLIQVKTDVGQFWDSLAPLTCLFNLLLTSIVERLGPAIDQRVARNRELQRELDQFDL
- a CDS encoding catalase — protein: MNKLTTAFGAPVVDNQNTQTAGPRGPALLQDVWFLEKLAHFDREVIPERRMHAKGSGAFGTFTVTHDISKYTRAKIFSQIGKKTELFARFSTVAGERGAADAERDIRGFAVKFYTDEGNWDLVGNNTPVFFLRDPLKFPDLNHAIKRDPRSGLRSAESNWDFWTQLPEALHQITIVMSDRGIPKSFRHMHGFGSHTFSFINADKERFWVKFHLHTQQGIENLSDAEATALVGADRESSHRDLYESIEANEFPKWTMYVQVMPEADASKTPYNPFDLTKIWPKKDYPLIEVGVMELNRNADNHFADVEQSAFNPANVVPGISFSPDKMLQGRLFSYGDAQRYRLGVNHSLIPVNAPRCPVHSYHRDGSMRVDGNMGGATPYNPNTRGEWLDQPDFSEPPLSIEGAADHWNHRTDDDYFSQPGNLFRLMSPAQQQTLFDNTARALTGVSEPIRKLHVEHCTKADPAYGQGVAAALESAGKAR
- a CDS encoding LysR family transcriptional regulator produces the protein MDLNDVRIFVSVVQTGSLMNAASRMGVPLATISRRIRALEKELNVQLLERSARGTRLTDAGARLYQHASLGVEILKDGEEAVASDQAMLKGRLRLSLPPAFDIWWDLLHDFQRRYPDIRVHVYTTERRVDLIEEGIDVALRVGAIAHEAMVARRMLSYRHVLVASPQLIERFGMPHEPSALTRLPCALWNRAPNDANTWQLGKTTVEPHIVLTTNDYAQLRYRALNGEFVTEIPPFLAAEPIRQGRLVPLLPSYPLPDQQVNLLYPSHRHPSAIVRTYLEFCQSRIAWFVDQCAIEWKSALQEASPYDSLAQSK
- a CDS encoding GAF domain-containing protein; the protein is MFEATINTALPKAEFYQELASQARSLLEGESNQIANAANLSALIFHSLPELNWAGFYFALDGELVVGPFQGKPACVRIPMGRGVCGRAAETRETQVVPDVDAFPGHIACDSASRSEIVIPLQKANGELFGVLDIDSPVLARFDDEDRRGLEEVARIFVASLR
- a CDS encoding nitroreductase: MNVSEAVTSRKSVRQFLSTPVPPDAIRRVLATAARSPSGGNLQPWHIHVVGGDALARLKHIMRERVTDAPGGEEMEYDVYPPGLHSPYRERRFQVGEDLYRSIGVARENRPARLAQFARNFTFFDAPLALFCTVDRRMGPPQWADLGMFMQTVMLLLREEALHSCPQECWAQYPQTIGAFLDLPADRMLFSGMAIGYEDTDAAINQWRSQRTPLDEFAQFIGV